One window of Cellulomonas shaoxiangyii genomic DNA carries:
- a CDS encoding MFS transporter — MTQTTTPQAAPADPALAPPSAGALTFRRGRWIDGWDPEDGEQWRTVGRAIARRNLGLSVFAEFLGFAVWALWSIVVPRLPLAGFTLTVDQMFWLIAIPSLVGATLRIPYTFAVPLFGGRNWTIVSALLLLIPTIALAVVVQDPDTSFGVMLAVAALAGIGGGNFASSMANISFFYPEREKGKALGLNAAGGNIGTAAVQLAVPTVVTLGAVISLERAGYMFIPLVLVAAVLAWRYMDNLSNAKSDPRAYGVAARARHTWIISFIYIGTFGSFIGFSGAFPTLLSNQFPEVTLSIAFLGALVGSVARPAGGALADRFGGARVTVLAFAVMAIGTVGAILALRAQAFALFFASFLLLFLATGAGNGSVYRMIPAVFRFGAGDDADRARRAKAAAGCIGIAGAVGAVGGFLIPRGFAISTSMTGSIQAALWVIVGLYAVMATTTWVVYQRRGSRFGTTVI; from the coding sequence GTGACCCAGACCACCACCCCCCAGGCGGCACCCGCCGACCCGGCGCTCGCACCCCCGAGCGCCGGTGCCCTGACGTTCCGCCGCGGCCGCTGGATCGACGGCTGGGACCCGGAGGACGGCGAGCAGTGGCGCACCGTCGGGCGGGCGATCGCGCGCCGCAACCTCGGCCTGTCCGTGTTCGCCGAGTTCCTCGGGTTCGCCGTGTGGGCGCTGTGGAGCATCGTCGTGCCGCGGCTGCCGCTGGCCGGCTTCACGCTCACCGTCGACCAGATGTTCTGGCTCATCGCGATCCCCAGCCTGGTCGGCGCGACGCTGCGCATCCCGTACACCTTCGCGGTGCCGCTGTTCGGGGGGCGCAACTGGACCATCGTCTCGGCCCTGCTCCTGCTGATCCCGACGATCGCCCTCGCCGTCGTCGTGCAGGACCCCGACACCTCGTTCGGCGTGATGCTGGCGGTCGCCGCGCTCGCCGGCATCGGCGGGGGCAACTTCGCGTCCTCGATGGCCAACATCTCGTTCTTCTACCCCGAGCGGGAGAAGGGCAAGGCCCTCGGTCTCAACGCGGCGGGCGGCAACATCGGCACCGCGGCCGTCCAGCTCGCGGTCCCCACCGTCGTGACCCTCGGTGCCGTGATCTCGCTCGAGCGCGCGGGCTACATGTTCATCCCCCTGGTGCTCGTCGCGGCGGTCCTCGCGTGGCGGTACATGGACAACCTGTCGAACGCGAAGTCGGACCCGCGCGCCTACGGGGTCGCGGCCCGCGCCCGGCACACCTGGATCATCTCGTTCATCTACATCGGCACCTTCGGCTCGTTCATCGGGTTCTCGGGCGCGTTCCCGACCCTGCTGAGCAACCAGTTCCCGGAGGTCACGCTCTCCATCGCGTTCCTCGGTGCCCTCGTCGGCTCCGTGGCGCGACCGGCGGGCGGTGCGCTCGCCGACCGGTTCGGCGGCGCACGCGTCACCGTCCTGGCGTTCGCGGTGATGGCGATCGGCACCGTCGGGGCGATCCTCGCCCTGCGGGCGCAGGCGTTCGCGCTGTTCTTCGCCTCGTTCCTGCTGCTGTTCCTCGCCACGGGCGCCGGCAACGGCTCGGTGTACCGGATGATCCCCGCCGTCTTCCGGTTCGGCGCCGGGGACGACGCCGACCGTGCGCGCCGCGCCAAGGCCGCCGCCGGGTGCATCGGCATCGCGGGCGCCGTCGGTGCGGTGGGCGGGTTCCTGATCCCGCGCGGCTTCGCGATCTCGACGTCGATGACCGGCTCCATCCAGGCGGCGCTGTGGGTGATCGTCGGGCTGTACGCGGTCATGGCCACCACCACGTGGGTCGTGTACCAGCGCCGCGGGTCCCGGTTCGGCACGACGGTCATCTGA
- a CDS encoding cupin, translating to MPDLDALVTTHLDLARADAHGRSAELVVHDGELRQTVIALTAGSELGEHASPPAASLQTLRGRVRVHVGDEVQQEVGAGELWALTHERHSVLALEDSVVLLTTVTSVARHPHG from the coding sequence ATGCCCGACCTGGACGCCCTCGTGACCACCCACCTCGACCTGGCGCGCGCCGACGCGCACGGGCGCAGCGCTGAGCTCGTCGTGCACGACGGCGAGCTGCGGCAGACCGTCATCGCGCTGACCGCCGGCTCCGAGCTCGGCGAGCACGCGTCGCCGCCCGCGGCGAGCCTGCAGACCCTGCGCGGGCGCGTGCGGGTGCACGTCGGCGACGAGGTGCAGCAGGAGGTCGGCGCCGGCGAGCTGTGGGCGCTCACGCACGAGCGGCACTCCGTCCTCGCCCTCGAGGACTCCGTCGTGCTGCTGACGACCGTGACCAGCGTCGCGCGCCACCCCCACGGATGA
- a CDS encoding ThiF family adenylyltransferase, with protein sequence MTSPLAPLVAPGPPLTPGQVDRYARHLALAQVGEVGQRRLLAARVLVLGAGGLGSPALLYLAAAGVGTIGVVDDDVVEASNLQRQVVHDLAAVGRPKVVSAAERLRGLNPDVEVRTHALRLTAHNADELLRGYDLVVDGTDNFATRYLVNDTCARLGLPWVWGSVLRGHAQVSVFWAAAPGGGVDLRDVFGEPPAPGTVPSCAEDGVLGAVCAAAGAAMAVEAVKLVCGTGRTLLGRVAVLDAFDATWREVPVRPQPARRTPPPPEGSVDVVTDPRPDSARTDSARTDTPGTPAGELTPAGLRDLLAARDAGAADVDVVDVREPGETAAGTLPGARLVPLGAWADGSALTGLDPDRTLVLVCRSGMRSGRAAAYARAAGVRDVRNLDGGLVAWAREVDPGLVVP encoded by the coding sequence ATGACGTCGCCCCTCGCGCCGCTCGTCGCGCCCGGCCCGCCCCTCACGCCCGGGCAGGTCGACCGGTACGCGCGGCACCTCGCCCTCGCGCAGGTCGGCGAGGTCGGGCAGCGGCGCCTGCTGGCCGCACGGGTCCTCGTGCTGGGTGCGGGCGGCCTCGGCTCCCCCGCGCTGCTGTACCTGGCGGCCGCGGGCGTCGGGACGATCGGCGTCGTGGACGACGACGTCGTCGAGGCCTCGAACCTGCAGCGGCAGGTGGTGCACGACCTGGCCGCCGTCGGCCGGCCGAAGGTGGTGTCGGCGGCCGAGCGCCTGCGCGGGCTGAACCCCGACGTCGAGGTCCGGACGCACGCGCTGCGCCTCACCGCGCACAACGCCGACGAGCTGCTGCGCGGCTACGACCTGGTGGTGGACGGCACCGACAACTTCGCCACCCGGTACCTGGTCAACGACACGTGCGCCCGCCTCGGGCTGCCGTGGGTGTGGGGGTCCGTCCTGCGCGGCCACGCACAGGTCAGCGTGTTCTGGGCCGCCGCGCCCGGCGGCGGTGTCGACCTGCGCGACGTGTTCGGGGAGCCGCCCGCGCCGGGCACCGTGCCGTCGTGCGCCGAGGACGGCGTGCTGGGCGCGGTGTGCGCGGCCGCGGGCGCCGCGATGGCGGTCGAGGCGGTCAAGCTCGTGTGCGGGACGGGGCGCACCCTGCTCGGGCGGGTCGCGGTGCTCGACGCGTTCGACGCCACGTGGCGCGAGGTCCCGGTGCGGCCACAGCCCGCCCGCCGCACGCCGCCGCCGCCGGAGGGTAGCGTCGACGTGGTGACCGATCCCCGCCCCGACAGCGCCCGCACCGACAGCGCCCGCACCGACACCCCCGGCACCCCGGCCGGCGAGCTCACGCCCGCCGGCCTGCGCGACCTGCTCGCGGCTCGCGACGCCGGGGCCGCCGACGTGGACGTCGTGGACGTCCGCGAGCCGGGCGAGACCGCTGCCGGCACGCTGCCCGGCGCCCGCCTCGTGCCGCTCGGCGCCTGGGCGGACGGCTCCGCGCTGACCGGCCTCGACCCCGACCGCACGCTCGTGCTGGTGTGCCGGTCCGGGATGCGCTCGGGGCGGGCGGCGGCCTACGCGCGCGCGGCGGGCGTGCGGGACGTGCGCAACCTCGACGGCGGCCTCGTCGCGTGGGCGCGCGAGGTGGACCCCGGGCTCGTCGTCCCCTGA
- a CDS encoding MogA/MoaB family molybdenum cofactor biosynthesis protein — translation MPEGPAAAGGSAIAPGPRTSSAVVVTASDRAAAGEYPDRSGPVLVEALRRLGFAVGDPVVVPDGAPVEAALRDAVAAGASLVLTSGGTGLSPRDRTPEMTRRVLDREVPGIAEALRADGAARGVPAAMLSRGVAGVAGRTLVVNVAGSTGAARDAADLLGPVLVHAVQQLRGADHG, via the coding sequence GTGCCTGAGGGACCCGCGGCCGCGGGTGGGTCGGCCATCGCGCCCGGTCCGCGGACGAGCAGCGCCGTCGTCGTCACCGCGTCGGACCGCGCCGCCGCGGGGGAGTACCCGGACCGCTCCGGGCCCGTGCTGGTGGAGGCGCTGCGCCGGCTCGGCTTCGCCGTGGGCGACCCGGTCGTCGTGCCGGACGGGGCACCGGTGGAGGCGGCGCTGCGGGACGCGGTCGCCGCCGGGGCGTCGCTCGTGCTGACGAGCGGCGGGACGGGGCTGTCGCCGCGGGACCGCACGCCCGAGATGACGCGGCGCGTGCTGGACCGGGAGGTGCCCGGCATCGCGGAGGCGCTGCGCGCCGACGGGGCGGCGCGCGGCGTGCCGGCGGCGATGCTGTCCCGCGGCGTCGCGGGTGTCGCCGGCCGCACGCTCGTGGTCAACGTCGCGGGGTCGACGGGCGCCGCGCGGGACGCCGCGGACCTGCTCGGACCCGTGCTCGTGCACGCCGTGCAGCAGCTGCGCGGCGCCGACCACGGCTGA
- the moaC gene encoding cyclic pyranopterin monophosphate synthase MoaC encodes MVDVADKPVTVRSAHASGRLVTTPEVVALLRGEGVPKGDALAVARIAGIQAAKRTPDLVPLCHPLAIHGVEVDLTVEDDGVRIDARVRTADRTGVEMEALTCVAVAGLTLVDMVKAVDRAASITDVRVEAKEGGRSGAWHRA; translated from the coding sequence ATGGTGGACGTCGCGGACAAGCCGGTCACGGTGCGCAGCGCGCACGCGTCCGGCCGGTTGGTGACCACGCCGGAGGTGGTGGCGCTGCTGCGCGGCGAGGGGGTGCCGAAGGGCGACGCGCTCGCGGTGGCGCGGATCGCCGGCATCCAGGCGGCCAAGCGCACGCCCGACCTGGTGCCCCTGTGCCACCCGCTCGCGATCCACGGGGTCGAGGTGGACCTGACCGTCGAGGACGACGGCGTGCGGATCGACGCGCGCGTGCGCACCGCCGACCGCACGGGCGTCGAGATGGAGGCGCTCACGTGCGTCGCCGTCGCGGGGCTCACGCTCGTCGACATGGTGAAGGCCGTCGACCGCGCCGCGTCGATCACCGACGTCCGCGTCGAGGCCAAGGAGGGCGGGCGCAGCGGTGCCTGGCACCGTGCCTGA
- the glp gene encoding gephyrin-like molybdotransferase Glp, whose amino-acid sequence MPDAPAPRAAGPARDATGPDRSGPGRVVRTLDEHAAAVLALGAPLPARRVPLAESLGTALAADVVSAVDLPPWDSSAMDGYALRAADLRAGAVLRVADDVPAGETRAVTVPPGAAVRIMTGAPVPAGADTVVPVERTDGGTDRVTFHDVVPPGAHVRRRGEDVRAGDVVLRAGDVLGPAALGLLAATGHVDAPVHARPRVAVVSTGSELVTGGGPLAHGQIHESNGVQLAAAARAAGADVVDVRVLGDDVPDVLRVLEELGARADVVVTTGGVSVGAYDVVRDALVAGGHGELVHVRMQPGKPQGVGRLPSGTPVLSLPGNPVSAHVSFEVFVRPLLRRLLGARDVHRRRVRATLAADVDSPAGRRQLLRARLDWSGGTPVATAVGGPGSHLLGALARADALVDVPAEATHVGAGETVTVVDLREADA is encoded by the coding sequence ATGCCCGACGCACCCGCCCCCCGTGCCGCCGGGCCGGCCCGGGACGCGACCGGCCCCGACCGGAGCGGCCCCGGCCGGGTCGTCCGCACGCTCGACGAGCACGCCGCGGCCGTGCTGGCGCTCGGCGCGCCGCTGCCCGCTCGTCGCGTGCCGCTGGCCGAGTCGCTGGGTACCGCGCTGGCCGCCGACGTCGTGTCCGCCGTCGACCTGCCGCCCTGGGACAGCTCCGCCATGGACGGGTACGCGCTGCGCGCCGCGGACCTGCGCGCCGGGGCCGTCCTGCGCGTCGCGGACGACGTGCCGGCCGGGGAGACGCGGGCCGTGACCGTCCCGCCGGGGGCCGCGGTGCGGATCATGACCGGCGCACCGGTCCCGGCGGGCGCCGACACGGTGGTGCCCGTCGAGCGGACCGACGGCGGGACCGACCGCGTGACGTTCCACGACGTCGTGCCGCCCGGTGCGCACGTGCGCCGGCGCGGCGAGGACGTGCGCGCGGGCGACGTCGTCCTGCGGGCCGGCGACGTGCTCGGACCTGCCGCTCTCGGTCTGCTCGCGGCGACCGGCCACGTGGACGCGCCCGTGCACGCGCGCCCGCGCGTCGCCGTGGTGTCCACCGGCAGCGAGCTGGTCACGGGCGGCGGGCCGCTCGCCCACGGTCAGATCCACGAGTCGAACGGCGTGCAGCTCGCCGCGGCCGCCCGCGCCGCGGGGGCCGACGTCGTCGACGTGCGGGTCCTGGGCGACGACGTGCCGGACGTGCTGCGCGTCCTCGAGGAGCTGGGCGCGCGCGCGGACGTGGTCGTGACGACGGGCGGGGTGTCGGTCGGCGCCTACGACGTGGTGCGGGACGCGCTCGTCGCCGGCGGGCACGGCGAGCTGGTGCACGTGCGGATGCAGCCGGGCAAGCCGCAGGGCGTCGGGCGCCTCCCGTCGGGCACGCCCGTGCTGAGCCTGCCCGGCAACCCCGTGAGCGCGCACGTGTCGTTCGAGGTGTTCGTGCGGCCGCTGCTGCGCCGCCTGCTGGGCGCGCGCGACGTGCACCGCCGTCGCGTCCGGGCGACGCTCGCCGCGGACGTGGACTCGCCCGCCGGCCGCCGGCAGCTGCTGCGCGCCCGGCTCGACTGGTCCGGGGGCACGCCGGTCGCCACGGCCGTCGGGGGTCCCGGCTCGCACCTGCTCGGCGCGCTCGCGCGGGCCGACGCGCTCGTGGACGTCCCCGCGGAGGCGACGCACGTCGGCGCGGGGGAGACGGTGACCGTGGTGGACCTGAGGGAGGCGGACGCGTGA